Proteins from a single region of Corylus avellana chromosome ca11, CavTom2PMs-1.0:
- the LOC132165652 gene encoding RPM1 interacting protein 13: protein MGSAPVILEISSDEESSLGGVGEGFDWMSELFNEIDDNDSDEVVVVREVNNTKRKSKSLDSTERDADDDCVVLDGDPDNPVSVENEDSISSGSDELLVVGEKGQIACRDYPHPRHLCAKHPFGSTPHDSHCEQCHCFVCESLAPCLHWSTNISSIGHCHATDKEEFWKIQRKSFKLEKNAPLPALKATDNSLPIAFPQFKGAQPLDLIRLAPNSIPHNQVSRPAIIRCPSLPNYTLPNIISQGRSQQPASALAKNRFHTNLVPSNVLGVRNNVTQRDRVLSVGTLGPHAMFKRTGPVRGASPIHSTVCGSSNKVNCAPATQYTRNATPTASSNDRNLVRWQNVHPSVNFESYRPQDSSQPNLDSFVANVASSQPQIYSPIAQSNDGENSCQNGYQSQNANQGIYQNGNQSLNASQNICEQGNQSQSAADPGFPDFNFSWPSQSVQSNQLPPLENSQVQISERYPVPIEEFNSQFMGSSHLSESNQQPEFSGSANLSQSNQEPQTENFQLESINLSPLEDFENWLENQSVPLVADGSMPTELDIFSPQASSIDAGMLLFDFETSWNGLAHA from the exons ATGGGTTCGGCGCCGGTTATACTGGAAATAAGCTCCGACGAAGAGTCGAGTTTAGGCGGTGTGGGCGAGGGGTTCGATTGGATGTCGGAGCTCTTCAACGAAATTGACGATAACGACTCCGATGAGGTCGTGGTGGTTCGGGAGGTCAACAACACCAAGCGAAAGTCGAAGTCTTTGGATTCGACGGAGAGGGATGCGGACGATGATTGCGTGGTTTTGGACGGTGATCCCGATAACCCGGTGTCGGTGGAAAACGAAGATTCAATTTCAAGCGGGTCGGATGAGTTGCTTGTAGTCGGAGAGAAAGGGCAG aTTGCATGTAGAGACTACCCTCATCCACGTCATCTTTGTGCCAAACATCCTTTTGGTTCTACGCCCCATGATAGCCACTGTGAGCAG TGCCACTGTTTCGTCTGTGAATCTCTTGCACCATGTCTCCATTGGAGCACTAACATCTCCAGTATCGGCCATTGTCATGCCACTGATAAAGAGGAGTTCTGGAAAATTCAGAGGAAAAGTTTCAAGCTGGAGAAAAATGCTCCATTACCAGCTTTAAAGGCTACTGATAATTCTCTGCCTATTGCATTTCCCCAATTTAAAGGAGCTCAACCACTTGACCTTATTCGATTGGCACCCAACTCTATACCTCATAATCAGGTCTCTAGGCCAGCTATAATCCGTTGCCCCTCCTTGCCCAATTATACTTTGCCAAATATCATAAGCCAAGGTAGAAGCCAACAGCCAGCATCTGCTTTGGCAAAAAACAGATTCCATACAAATTTGGTTCCATCGAATGTGCTTGGTGTACGTAATAATGTCACCCAAAGGGACCGGGTTCTTAGCGTTGGGACTTTGGGTCCTCATGCAATGTTTAAAAGGACAGGACCTGTAAGGGGTGCCTCGCCAATACACTCCACTGTGTGTGGTTCATCAAACAAGGTTAATTGTGCCCCTGCAACACAGTATACCAGAAATGCTACTCCAACGGCATCATCAAACGATAGAAATCTTGTTAGGTGGCAGAATGTTCACCCTAGTGTAAATTTTGAGTCTTATAGGCCTCAGGACTCCTCCCAGCCCAACTTGGACAGCTTTGTCGCAAATGTAGCATCTTCCCAACCGCAAATATATAGTCCTATTGCTCAATCAAATGATGGTGAAAATTCTTGCCAGAATGGGTATCAAAGTCAAAATGCTAACCAAGGTATTTATCAGAATGGGAATCAGAGTCTAAATGCCAGCCAAAATATCTGTGAGCAGGGGAATCAAAGTCAGAGTGCCGCAGATCCAGGTTTTCcagattttaattttagttggCCTAGCCAATCTGTTCAAAGCAACCAACTGCCTCCACTTGAGAATTCTCAAGTTCAAATATCTGAGCGATATCCTGTTCCCATCGAGGAGTTTAATTCCCAGTTTATGGGAAGCTCTCACCTCAGTGAAAGCAATCAACAACCTGAATTTAGTGGAAGTGCAAATCTCAGTCAAAGCAATCAAGAACCTCAAACTGAAAATTTCCAACTTGAAAGCATAAATCTCAGTCCACTGGAGGACTTTGAGAACTGGTTGGAAAACCAGTCAGTTCCTTTGGTTGCAGATGGTTCTATGCCTACTGAACTTGATATATTTTCTCCTCAGGCTTCCTCTATTGATGCGGGTatgcttttgtttgattttgagacCTCCTGGAATGGTCTTGCGCATGCCTAG
- the LOC132165825 gene encoding uncharacterized protein LOC132165825, with protein MALWMEAGSDPTTESEKADLEAIAALKQSAALELKEKGNQYVKMGKKHYSDAIDCYTRAIDQKVLSDSEHSILFSNRAHVNLLLGNYRRALMDAEEAIKLFPENVKAIYRAAKATLSLNLLAEAKSFCESGLEHDPNNEELKKLAKQIDSRRLEHEQREAQVSRAVAEAKGLVSAIEDRGLKIGKAMFRELTG; from the exons ATGGCGTTATGGATGGAAGCGGGTTCGGATCCCACCACTGAATCCGAGAAAGCGGACCTTGAAGCTATCGCTGCCCTCAAACAGTCTGCTGCCCTCGAACtcaag GAAAAGGGTAACCAGTATGTAAAGATGGGTAAAAAACACTACTCTGATGCCATTGATTGTTATACGAGGGCAATTGATCAGAAGGTTTTAAGCGACTCTGAACACTCGATTCTCTTTTCGAATAGAGCCCATGTGAATTTGCTGCTTGGAAATTACAGACGCGCTCTCATGGATGCTGAGGAGGCAATTAAGCTGTTCCCCGAAAACGTCAAG GCAATTTATCGAGCTGCGAAAGCAACTCTGTCATTGAACTTGTTGGCTGAAGCGAAATCATTTTGCGAAAGTGGACTTGAACATGACCCAAACAATGAAGAACTAAAGAAGCTTGCAAAGCAGATTGATTCGCGGAGGTTGGAGCATGAACAACGTGAGGCTCAGGTTTCCAGGGCTGTTGCTGAGGCTAAG GGCCTTGTTTCTGCCATTGAAGATAGAGGCTTGAAGATTGGGAAGGCAATGTTTCGAGAACTTACTGGA
- the LOC132166771 gene encoding uncharacterized protein LOC132166771, which translates to MALWMEAGSDPTTESEKADLEAIAALKQSAALELKEKGNQYVKMGKKHYSDAIDCYTRAIDQKVLSDSEHSILFSNRAHVNLLLGNYRRALMDAEEAIKLFPENVKAIYRAAKATLSLNLLAEAKSFCESGLEHDPNNEELKKLAKQIDSRRLEHEQREAQVSRAVAEAKGLVSAIEDRGLKIGKAMFRELTGLRKPALDKNNILHWPVLLLYAEVMSSDFIEDFCETDMFLAHLDIMFSESCPPLPWDKQKNYTRESIELYYEAGSGVCLSKLKLLHCLLEGAAASNLESIDGVEKDASEDSNHGISAGKGSKWVKVNEKRTLHDVLKEPNFIIPGIPVFYVVSKSSSFYKEFKAGKWAPPP; encoded by the exons ATGGCGTTATGGATGGAAGCGGGTTCGGATCCCACCACTGAATCCGAGAAAGCGGACCTTGAAGCTATCGCTGCCCTCAAACAGTCTGCTGCCCTTGAACtcaag GAAAAGGGTAACCAGTATGTAAAGATGGGTAAAAAGCACTACTCTGATGCCATTGATTGTTATACGAGGGCAATTGATCAGAAGGTTTTAAGCGACTCTGAACACTCGATTCTCTTTTCGAATAGAGCCCATGTGAATTTGCTTCTTGGAAATTACAGACGCGCTCTCATGGATGCTGAGGAGGCAATTAAGCTGTTCCCCGAAAACGTCAAG GCAATTTATCGAGCTGCGAAAGCAACTCTGTCATTGAACTTGTTGGCTGAAGCGAAATCATTTTGCGAAAGTGGACTTGAACATGACCCAAACAATGAAGAACTAAAGAAGCTTGCAAAGCAGATTGATTCGCGGAGGTTGGAGCATGAACAACGTGAGGCTCAGGTTTCCAGGGCTGTTGCTGAGGCTAAG GGCCTTGTTTCTGCCATTGAAGATAGAGGCTTGAAGATTGGGAAGGCAATGTTTCGAGAACTTACTGGATTAAGGAAGCCAGcattagataaaaataatattcttcACTGGCCAGTTCTTCTTCTGTATGCAGAGGTTATGTCCAGCGATTTTATTGAGGACTTCTGTGAGACCGACATGTTTTTAGCTCATCTTGACATT ATGTTTTCAGAAAGTTGTCCACCATTGCCATGGGACAAACAGAAAAATTACACCCGTGAATCTATTGAGTTATACTATGAG GCTGGTTCTGGAGTTTGTCTATCAAAGTTAAAACTTCTTCATTGTCTCCTTGAGGGAGCTGCAGCATCTAATTTAGAAAGTATTGACGGAGTAGAGAAAGATGCATCTGAGGATTCTAATCATGGAATCTCTGCAG GCAAAGGCTCCAAATGGGTGAAAGTGAATGAGAAAAGAACACTTCACGATGTTCTAAAAGAACCAAACTTTATTATTCCAGGGATCCCAG TCTTTTATGTTGTTTCAAAAAGCTCCAGCTTCTATAAAGAGTTCAAAGCTGGGAAGTGGGCTCCTCCACCATGA
- the LOC132166278 gene encoding ammonium transporter 1 member 2-like has product MAAAITCSAADLHPLLGVAGNGTAAAEYLCSRFDAISDMFVDTTYAVDNTYLLFSAYLVFSMQLGFAMLCAGSVRAKNTMNIMLTNVLDAATGGIFYYLFGFAFAFGGPSNGFIGKHFFGLEKFPSSSFDYGYFLYQWAFAIAAAGITSGSIAERTQFIAYLIYSSFLTGFVYPIVSHWFWSADGWASPARSDNLLFGSGVIDFAGSGVVHLVGAAAGLWGAFIEGPRIGRFDHGGRAVAMRGHSGTLVVLGTFLLWFGWYGFNPGSFLNILKTYGQSGSYYGQWSAVGRTAVTTTLAGCSAALTTLFGKRLLSGHWNVTDVCNGLLGGFAAITSGCSVVDPWAAIICGFVAAWVLIGCNKLAEKLKYDDPLEAAQLHGGCGSWGIIFTALFANKAYVNQVYPGKPDRPYGLFLGGGGKLLAAHIVQILVIVGWVSITMGTLFWILHTLKLLRISPEEEMAGMDLTSHGGFAYEYNDEGELDNLKGRVELTKKDSSSV; this is encoded by the coding sequence ATGGCAGCTGCTATCACCTGCTCTGCTGCTGACCTCCACCCTCTACTGGGTGTTGCAGGGAATGGCACTGCAGCTGCTGAATACCTTTGTAGCCGATTTGATGCCATCTCGGACATGTTTGTTGATACAACCTATGCTGTCGACAACACCTACCTTCTCTTCTCTGCTTATCTTGTCTTTTCAATGCAGCTTGGTTTTGCCATGCTCTGCGCGGGCTCTGTTCGAGCCAAGAACACAATGAACATCATGCTCACCAATGTCCTTGATGCTGCAACCGGTGGGATATTCTACTATCTCTTCGGCTTTGCCTTCGCATTTGGCGGGCCGTCAAATGGGTTCATTGGCAAGCATTTCTTTGGCCTGGAGAAGTTTCCTTCCTCCTCTTTCGACTATGGTTACTTCCTTTATCAATGGGCTTTTGCCATTGCGGCAGCCGGGATAACGAGCGGTTCGATTGCAGAACGAACGCAGTTCATTGCGTATTTGatatattcttctttcttgACTGGTTTTGTGTATCCAATAGTTTCTCATTGGTTCTGGTCTGCTGATGGTTGGGCAAGCCCTGCTCGATCTGATAACCTCTTGTTTGGATCTGGGGTGATTGATTTTGCTGGCTCAGGTGTTGTTCACTTGGTTGGAGCCGCTGCTGGTTTGTGGGGTGCCTTCATTGAAGGACCGCGCATCGGCCGGTTCGATCATGGCGGCCGGGCGGTGGCGATGCGCGGACATAGCGGCACACTAGTAGTTTTGGGGACTTTCCTGCTATGGTTTGGCTGGTATGGATTCAACCCTGGTTCATTTCTCAACATCTTGAAGACTTATGGACAGAGCGGTTCTTATTATGGGCAATGGAGTGCTGTTGGGAGAACAGCAGTTACAACAACTCTTGCCGGTTGCTCCGCTGCACTCACCACGCTTTTCGGGAAACGCCTACTTTCTGGCCACTGGAATGTCACCGATGTCTGCAATGGTTTGCTAGGTGGGTTTGCAGCAATCACCTCAGGCTGCTCGGTTGTTGATCCTTGGGCAGCAATCATATGTGGGTTTGTAGCCGCTTGGGTTCTCATTGGCTGCAACAAGCTTGCTGAAAAATTGAAGTATGATGATCCATTGGAAGCAGCACAGCTTCATGGAGGGTGTGGCTCATGGGGGATAATCTTTACTGCCTTGTTTGCAAACAAGGCATATGTCAACCAGGTTTATCCGGGGAAGCCAGACCGCCCGTATGGGCTGTTCTTGGGAGGTGGTGGAAAGCTCTTGGCAGCCCACATTGTGCAGATTTTGGTGATTGTAGGATGGGTGAGCATTACAATGGGGACATTGTTCTGGATACTGCACACATTGAAGCTCTTGAGAATTTCACCAGAGGAGGAGATGGCAGGAATGGATTTAACTAGCCATGGTGGATTTGCTTATGAATATAATGATGAAGGTGAGCTTGATAATCTGAAAGGCAGGGTTGAGTTGACAAAGAAGGATTCCTCAtctgtttga
- the LOC132165797 gene encoding alcohol dehydrogenase class-3 — protein sequence MATQGQVITCKAAVAWEPNKPLVIEDVQVAPPQAGEVRVKILFTALCHTDAYTWSGKDPEGLFPCILGHEAAGIVESVGEGVTEVQPGDHVIPCYQAECRECKFCKSGKTNLCGKVRSATGVGIMMSDRKSRFSVNGKPIYHFMGTSTFSQYTVVHDVSVAKIDPKAPLEKVCLLGCGVPTGLGAVWNTAKVEPGSIVAVFGLGTVGLAVAEGAKAAGASRIIGIDIDSKKYDVAKNFGVSEFVNPKDHDKPIQQVLVDLTDGGVDYSFECIGNVSVMRAALECCHKGWGTSVIVGVAASGQEISTRPFQLVTGRVWKGTAFGGFKSRSQVPWLVEKYLKKEIKVDEYITHNLTLGEINKAFDLMHEGGCLRCVLATEA from the exons ATGGCTACTCAAGGTCAAGTCATTACCTGCAAAG CGGCGGTGGCCTGGGAACCCAATAAGCCACTGGTGATCGAGGACGTGCAGGTGGCTCCGCCGCAGGCCGGTGAGGTTCGAGTCAAGATCCTCTTCACTGCTCTCTGCCACACTGATGCCTACACTTGGAGTGGCAAG GACCCTGAAGGTCTCTTCCCATGCATTCTTGGCCATGAGGCCGCTGG GATTGTGGAGAGTGTTGGCGAAGGTGTAACTGAAGTTCAGCCTGGGGACCATGTTATTCCCTGTTACCAGGCAGAATGTCGAGAATGCAAGTTTTGCAAATCTGGGAAGACAAACCTCTGCGGAAAAGTTCGTTCTGCAACTGGAGTTGGCATCATGATGAGTGATCGCAAGAGCCGTTTCTCTGTAAATGGAAAGCCTATCTATCATTTCATGGGAACCTCAACATTTAGCCAGTATACCGTTGTTCATGATGTCAGTGTTGCAAAGATTGATCCAAAAGCTCCTTTGGAGAAAGTATGCCTTCTGGGGTGTGGTGTTCCTACTG ggCTTGGAGCTGTTTGGAACACAGCAAAAGTAGAACCAGGTTCAATAGTTGCTGTTTTTGGCCTTGGAACTGTTGGCCTTGCG GTTGCAGAGGGTGCAAAGGCAGCTGGTGCTTCACGAATCATTGGCATAGATATTGACAGCAAAAAGTATGATGTAG CTAAGAATTTTGGAGTTTCCGAATTTGTGAATCCAAAGGACCATGATAAGCCAATTCAGCAGGTTCTTGTTGATCTCACGGACGGTGGTGTTGACTACAGTTTCGAGTGCATTGGAAATGTCTCGGTGATGAGGGCCGCTTTGGAATGCTGCCATAAG GGCTGGGGAACATCCGTTATCGTGGGCGTTGCAGCATCTGGGCAGGAGATATCCACCCGTCCTTTTCAGTTGGTGACCGGTCGCGTCTGGAAAGGCACAGCTTTTGGTGGTTTTAAGAGCCGTTCACAGGTTCCTTGGCTAGTAGAGAAGTATTTGAAGAAG GAAATAAAGGTTGATGAGTACATAACTCACAATTTGACTCTTGGGGAGATCAACAAGGCATTTGATCTGATGCATGAAGGGGGTTGTCTCCGGTGCGTGCTTGCAACGGAGGCATAA
- the LOC132166403 gene encoding uncharacterized protein LOC132166403: MMNISVSQVRDKPEKVLKAKKKVTFDPNVKIYEYVSCNEVSDFYMENEGNYQNCKETDDELDYEDGYLDNIDDLSDRDDNGGLMDNDLYDDDEGIVELRRTISAPPVFTEEFDSPMPRGRHGYVHAVLNPVENLSQWRTVKAKGAPSVRTGKENFVSNQEPQVPFSSEPSVKEFSFSLKPKGDQAKMSNQKIPWSSSSRCLDEMSTISTAGTYWKHSGPSFVGRDKAYGSMIVQDKRMNQLEEVKPIRSNPYARDRSASHNPLLMPVENLAQWKALKAKGALEF; the protein is encoded by the exons ATGATGAACATCTCGGTTTCACAAGTCCG GGATAAGCCTGAGAAAGTGTTGAAGGCCAAAAAGAAAGTAACATTCGACCCCAATGTAAAAATCTATGAATATGTTTCCTGCAATGAAGTTTCAGATTTTTATATGGAGAATGAAGGTAATTACCAGAATTGCAAGGAAACTGATGATGAGCTAGACTATGAGGATGGTTATCTTGATAATATTGATGATCTCAGTGACAGAGATGACAATGGGGGACTAATGGATAATGACttgtatgatgatgatgaaggaATTGTGGAATTGAGGAGAACGATTTCTGCTCCTCCCGTGTTCACTGAGGAGTTTGATAGTCCCATGCCAAGAGGTAGGCATGGTTATGTTCATGCCGTGCTGAACCCAGTAGAAAATCTAAGTCAGTGGAGAACTGTTAAAGCTAAAGGGGCACCTTCAGTGAGAACCGGGAAAGAGAACTTTGTTTCAAATCAAGAACCCCAGGTTCCCTTCAGTTCAGAGCCAAGTGTAAAGGAATTTTCATTCAGTTTGAAGCCGAAAGGTGATCAAGCCAAGATGTCAAACCAGAAAATACCATGGAGTTCTTCAAGTCGATGCCTTGATGAGATGTCCACAATAAGCACTGCTGGGACCTACTGGAAGCACAGTGGGCCTTCCTTTGTAGGAAGAGATAAAGCATATGGTTCTATGATTGTGCAAGATAAAAGAATGAATCAGTTGGAAGAGGTGAAGCCAATTAGGTCTAACCCATATGCTCGAGATAGGAGTGCTTCACATAATCCTCTGTTGATGCCAGTTGAAAATCTTGCTCAGTGGAAAGCTCTTAAAGCTAAAGGTGCATTGGAATTTTGA